The [Bacillus] selenitireducens MLS10 genome includes a region encoding these proteins:
- a CDS encoding MTH1187 family thiamine-binding protein, protein MKGMSYQHGVIFVGERYMGGAEIVNNRSISWVEPVTAKAMFRVSVRVFKSMPLWFKWAAFISFLISLLPWMTGLYSWEQYYGVPFYLWVYFFLGTHFWFPSDMKRFHGAEHKVFSTKELVSVRHIKTIAKASIINRYCSTNVIVLFFLTVPILLIPFLLISDAPFIHVFEWTTMTSLIILPVLVRWLNRGTHFDRVRQAVLTLSYFVQRAITTAEPDEVHIRTAVKAYRRVVLKENPSRLTRGKPIKKRTKGGHQMAIADITIMPLGSQTTSVSEVVAEVHKRLKETDLPLEYTLTPMSTIIEGKPEDLYTIIREIHEVPFTLGHQRIALNVRIDDRRDKATGMAMKLSSVNQKLSE, encoded by the coding sequence ATGAAGGGCATGTCATATCAGCACGGAGTCATTTTTGTCGGAGAACGTTATATGGGCGGTGCGGAGATCGTCAACAACAGATCAATATCCTGGGTGGAACCTGTAACGGCTAAGGCGATGTTCAGGGTTTCTGTCAGGGTCTTTAAATCCATGCCGCTCTGGTTTAAATGGGCTGCATTCATCAGTTTCCTAATCAGTTTACTTCCATGGATGACAGGGTTATACAGCTGGGAACAGTATTATGGCGTGCCATTTTATTTGTGGGTGTACTTTTTTTTAGGCACGCATTTTTGGTTCCCTTCAGACATGAAGCGATTTCACGGAGCGGAACATAAAGTCTTTTCGACAAAAGAACTTGTATCAGTGAGGCATATAAAAACGATAGCGAAAGCATCAATTATAAACCGGTATTGTTCAACAAACGTGATTGTTCTCTTTTTTTTGACAGTGCCGATATTGCTGATACCGTTTCTTCTCATATCGGATGCGCCGTTTATTCATGTTTTTGAATGGACAACGATGACCAGTCTGATCATTCTTCCGGTTTTGGTGAGATGGTTAAACAGAGGGACACATTTTGACCGTGTGAGACAGGCTGTATTGACACTTTCTTATTTCGTACAAAGGGCCATCACGACTGCTGAGCCGGATGAAGTGCATATCCGCACCGCAGTAAAGGCCTATCGAAGAGTTGTTCTGAAAGAAAATCCATCGAGATTAACCCGTGGTAAGCCGATAAAAAAACGAACAAAAGGGGGCCATCAAATGGCGATTGCAGATATTACAATTATGCCACTCGGTTCACAAACTACGAGTGTTTCGGAAGTAGTAGCAGAGGTTCATAAGCGGTTAAAAGAGACAGATCTGCCTTTGGAATACACATTAACACCGATGAGTACGATTATTGAGGGAAAGCCGGAAGATCTGTATACAATCATTCGGGAAATTCATGAAGTGCCTTTTACATTGGGGCATCAGCGGATAGCACTGAACGTAAGAATCGATGACAGAAGAGATAAGGCAACAGGCATGGCTATGAAACTTTCATCCGTCAATCAAAAACTCAGCGAATAA
- a CDS encoding ABC transporter permease: MAPEISNVSMFFLIFFVLIPVSLSYFYSLGLGKSIVWSSFRGFIQLLIIGYVLTYLFSLEPIVGISIMLMVMITVASFHASQKGEGIPYIKSTVFIVIAMVELLVLFMWLAFQMVSFEPDQVIPMSGMVIGNSMVAIGLALERMKSEFKEGKGRILAALALGAKPQDASKILVRRVVKAAMIPNVDGLKTIGLVQLPGMMTGLILGGVAPIDAIRYQIVISLSIFASVSLSAMIVTMISYRFFFNDRHQLVTLNDHEEDMKEGQS, translated from the coding sequence ATGGCACCGGAAATTTCAAACGTATCGATGTTTTTTCTTATCTTTTTTGTGCTGATTCCCGTATCGTTGTCTTATTTTTATTCCCTTGGTCTTGGTAAATCGATTGTCTGGTCCTCTTTCAGAGGCTTTATTCAATTGCTTATCATCGGATATGTGTTGACCTATCTATTCTCGCTTGAACCGATCGTCGGAATCAGTATTATGCTGATGGTCATGATTACAGTGGCAAGTTTTCATGCTAGTCAAAAGGGTGAAGGGATTCCGTACATCAAATCCACTGTCTTTATTGTCATCGCTATGGTTGAACTTCTTGTTCTTTTTATGTGGCTCGCGTTTCAAATGGTGTCCTTTGAACCTGATCAGGTTATTCCCATGAGCGGCATGGTCATCGGGAACAGCATGGTTGCGATTGGTCTTGCCCTCGAGAGGATGAAGAGTGAATTCAAGGAGGGTAAAGGGAGAATTCTGGCGGCGCTGGCTCTCGGAGCAAAGCCTCAGGATGCATCAAAGATTCTTGTGCGAAGAGTCGTAAAAGCTGCGATGATTCCGAATGTTGACGGGTTAAAGACAATTGGACTCGTGCAATTACCGGGAATGATGACCGGACTGATTCTTGGAGGTGTAGCTCCGATTGATGCCATCCGTTATCAGATTGTTATTTCTCTGAGTATTTTTGCATCGGTTTCGCTGAGTGCGATGATTGTTACCATGATCAGTTACCGGTTCTTTTTTAATGATCGCCACCAGCTCGTGACATTGAATGACCATGAGGAAGATATGAAGGAGGGTCAGTCATGA
- a CDS encoding ABC transporter ATP-binding protein, producing the protein MDILTAESVTNQRVRDVSLQVKENQIVTLIGPSGAGKTSLLYLFNRLMDPLEGTITYRGKPIADYPIEQLRKEVGMVFQSSSLFDGTVEDNLRFGPELWGEWDPSTGRSLMEQVGLPEDYLKKDTETLSGGEKQRVAFARTLANDPSVLLLDEVTSALDVQSVDVIESLLKKLVSTRVKAVMMVTHDVRQAKRLGDYTLYMEQGAIVEQGVTESMFLDPKTDELFQFLRK; encoded by the coding sequence ATGGATATATTAACGGCAGAAAGCGTCACGAACCAACGTGTTCGTGACGTTTCATTACAGGTGAAAGAGAACCAGATTGTCACGTTAATCGGCCCGTCCGGTGCAGGCAAAACGAGTCTTCTGTATCTGTTTAATCGACTTATGGATCCGCTTGAAGGAACCATTACTTACAGGGGGAAGCCGATAGCGGATTACCCGATTGAACAACTCCGCAAAGAAGTCGGAATGGTTTTCCAGTCATCGTCATTATTTGACGGGACGGTCGAAGATAATTTGCGATTCGGTCCTGAACTCTGGGGAGAATGGGATCCGTCGACGGGGCGTTCATTGATGGAGCAGGTCGGGTTGCCGGAGGATTACCTCAAAAAGGATACAGAAACACTTTCAGGAGGGGAGAAGCAGCGGGTTGCTTTTGCCAGAACGCTCGCCAATGATCCTTCTGTCTTGCTTCTCGATGAAGTGACAAGCGCGCTGGACGTGCAATCCGTTGATGTCATTGAGTCACTGTTGAAAAAACTTGTTTCAACCCGTGTTAAAGCGGTCATGATGGTTACACATGACGTCAGGCAGGCAAAAAGACTTGGCGATTATACACTGTATATGGAACAGGGTGCCATTGTCGAACAGGGTGTTACCGAGTCAATGTTTCTCGATCCAAAAACCGATGAACTTTTTCAGTTTTTAAGAAAATAA
- a CDS encoding ROK family glucokinase has product MDHVFAGIDIGGTTVKIAFIQEDGSILDKWEIPTDKTEKGKHILRDIAASVNERKNTLDGLTLKGAGVGAPGYIDVDHGVIVEAVNLGWKDYKVADILRDALEIPVFVDNDANLAAAGEKWLGAGDNANNLLAVTLGTGVGGGILAGGEIIHGHAGLAGEIGHITSVKDDGAPCNCGKKGCLETVSSATGIARLGTEAASEYPDSSLHAVIASKDKLEAKDVFAEAGKGDQAARKVVQESMEHLGFALANLCNSFNPQVVVIGGGVSKAGKQLIDAIRPSFNRFAIPKIADETDMVIATLGNDAGVIGGAWLARQKLTAAEAG; this is encoded by the coding sequence GTGGATCATGTATTTGCAGGAATTGATATTGGTGGTACAACCGTAAAGATAGCTTTTATTCAAGAAGATGGATCTATTTTGGATAAATGGGAAATACCGACTGATAAAACCGAAAAAGGGAAACATATCCTTAGAGATATCGCTGCTTCTGTCAATGAGCGTAAGAACACGCTTGACGGTCTCACATTAAAGGGGGCAGGTGTTGGCGCTCCGGGTTATATCGATGTGGATCACGGTGTCATCGTTGAAGCCGTAAACTTAGGTTGGAAAGACTATAAAGTCGCAGATATCCTCAGGGATGCGTTGGAGATACCGGTTTTTGTTGATAATGATGCCAATCTTGCTGCAGCGGGAGAAAAGTGGCTGGGGGCCGGCGATAACGCCAACAATTTACTTGCAGTAACACTTGGAACAGGCGTTGGAGGCGGAATACTGGCAGGTGGAGAAATCATTCACGGTCATGCAGGTTTAGCCGGGGAGATCGGTCATATCACATCTGTGAAAGATGACGGGGCGCCTTGTAACTGCGGGAAGAAAGGCTGCCTCGAAACGGTATCATCTGCAACAGGTATTGCCAGACTGGGTACAGAAGCGGCTTCGGAGTATCCTGATTCATCATTGCATGCGGTTATTGCTTCGAAGGATAAGCTGGAGGCAAAAGACGTTTTTGCAGAAGCGGGGAAAGGCGATCAGGCTGCAAGAAAAGTGGTTCAAGAATCGATGGAACACCTGGGATTTGCACTGGCAAATCTTTGTAATTCCTTCAATCCTCAGGTTGTTGTGATTGGCGGCGGAGTATCCAAAGCGGGCAAACAGCTGATTGATGCGATTCGTCCGTCTTTTAACCGTTTTGCTATTCCTAAAATTGCGGACGAAACCGATATGGTGATTGCCACTCTAGGCAACGATGCAGGAGTCATAGGCGGGGCGTGGCTTGCAAGACAAAAGCTGACTGCTGCTGAAGCCGGGTAA
- a CDS encoding YqgQ family protein gives MTYFELLQALKPYHVFIYTGDKQGDLDLIEEEVKELRRLGLVDQTFFRDAMVALAKERHTLKHKG, from the coding sequence ATGACTTATTTCGAATTGTTACAGGCATTGAAACCGTATCATGTCTTTATCTATACGGGAGACAAACAAGGAGATCTGGACCTTATTGAAGAAGAGGTGAAGGAGCTTCGAAGACTGGGTCTGGTTGATCAGACTTTTTTCAGGGATGCGATGGTTGCCCTTGCAAAAGAAAGACATACACTAAAACATAAAGGATGA
- a CDS encoding YueI family protein: MKDRMEQILAEGIYGKSELKPEEKALFLSNFAERVIISLTKSQVRKRGTYQELEQFMSKYPSSRLYINGTMNYSFYGDYIQLANKKRIPFTIVNDSKTSPLGIVLASGQATPDDPVFVQDELYQDDLKNR, from the coding sequence ATGAAAGATCGTATGGAACAGATCCTTGCAGAAGGCATCTATGGTAAGTCTGAATTAAAACCGGAAGAAAAGGCACTTTTTCTAAGTAATTTTGCAGAGCGCGTGATTATTTCACTGACAAAATCTCAGGTACGGAAACGAGGTACTTACCAGGAACTCGAGCAATTCATGAGTAAGTATCCATCTTCGCGACTGTATATTAACGGTACGATGAACTATTCATTTTATGGCGATTATATCCAGCTCGCAAATAAGAAACGCATTCCGTTTACCATAGTCAATGATTCAAAAACATCCCCATTGGGAATTGTTCTGGCATCAGGCCAGGCAACCCCCGATGATCCGGTTTTTGTTCAGGATGAACTCTATCAGGATGATCTGAAGAACCGTTGA
- a CDS encoding rhomboid family intramembrane serine protease: MTERVKYWEFLHHLIDHEGMKILYIKEDDDTAWIEDDRHKQPVIIRLTRKNFDWSNQLKADIDIANRNSKEVKRHFNIRSGNVINVILSQVTPVDDYEHYLSSVLPLTAGGKNQFRTLLITMDQLQDRMFPLATEWKLKDTPVFTPSEALEEEGLEAARIQKLQRDIQRLTNERTKQDMSLFQQGKPRLTILLIGIIAAIFVWMETVGSTTSTLTLVEFGAKYDPAILDGEWWRFVSAMFIHIGPLHLFMNSLALFFLGAAVERIFGTGRFFGIYFLAGLFGSVASFVFNDNISAGASGAIFGLFGALLYFGVRHKKLFFRTMGMNILVILGINLVFGFVVPMVDNGAHIGGLIGGFIASSIVGLPAHKKDKSMIGAFLTAVILMAGLLLAGYNQDLDDDMLASINFQIAGEWIELEEYSKAEPYLLSILSNSESDIQESDYVNSYFFLSYVQLQQDNLADAEESLQETIRLRPDFHEAHYNLALVYMEKDEMDRALDSAQQALSLVPENEDYQSLVNELEQR; encoded by the coding sequence ATGACAGAACGGGTTAAATATTGGGAATTCCTTCATCATTTGATTGACCATGAAGGAATGAAAATTTTGTATATAAAAGAAGATGATGATACAGCATGGATCGAAGACGATCGTCATAAGCAACCTGTGATCATCCGACTGACGAGAAAGAATTTTGATTGGAGCAACCAGCTCAAAGCAGACATAGACATTGCAAATCGAAACAGCAAAGAGGTGAAACGGCACTTCAATATCCGTTCAGGCAATGTCATCAATGTGATCCTCTCCCAAGTGACGCCGGTGGATGATTATGAACATTATCTTTCTTCGGTGTTGCCACTAACCGCCGGGGGTAAAAATCAGTTCCGGACACTGTTGATTACAATGGATCAGTTGCAGGATCGGATGTTCCCGCTCGCAACTGAATGGAAATTGAAGGATACGCCGGTATTTACACCGTCAGAAGCACTTGAAGAAGAGGGGCTTGAGGCAGCGCGTATTCAAAAACTGCAGCGTGACATTCAAAGACTTACGAATGAACGGACAAAACAGGACATGTCACTTTTCCAGCAGGGGAAGCCCCGCCTGACCATCCTGTTAATCGGAATAATTGCAGCGATCTTTGTCTGGATGGAGACAGTCGGATCTACAACGAGTACACTCACTCTTGTGGAATTTGGGGCGAAGTACGACCCTGCAATTCTTGACGGAGAGTGGTGGCGGTTTGTTTCAGCCATGTTTATTCATATTGGCCCACTTCACCTGTTTATGAACTCACTGGCTTTATTTTTTTTAGGCGCGGCAGTTGAGCGGATCTTTGGAACAGGAAGGTTTTTTGGGATTTATTTCTTGGCAGGTTTATTCGGTTCCGTGGCGAGTTTTGTTTTTAATGACAATATTTCTGCGGGAGCGAGTGGGGCGATTTTTGGATTGTTCGGTGCTTTGCTTTATTTCGGAGTCCGCCATAAAAAGTTATTTTTCAGAACGATGGGGATGAATATCCTTGTCATTTTGGGGATTAACCTGGTATTTGGTTTCGTCGTTCCGATGGTTGACAATGGTGCACATATCGGGGGACTGATTGGTGGCTTTATTGCTTCATCAATTGTCGGGCTGCCTGCCCATAAGAAAGACAAGTCCATGATCGGTGCATTTTTAACCGCTGTCATTCTGATGGCCGGTCTTCTATTAGCCGGATATAACCAGGATCTCGATGATGATATGCTTGCCTCGATTAATTTTCAAATTGCCGGTGAATGGATTGAACTTGAAGAATACAGCAAGGCTGAACCTTATTTACTGTCGATTCTTTCAAATTCAGAATCAGACATTCAGGAAAGTGACTATGTGAACAGCTATTTCTTTCTCTCTTATGTTCAGTTGCAGCAGGATAATCTCGCAGATGCAGAGGAATCGTTGCAGGAGACGATTCGCCTGAGGCCGGACTTTCACGAGGCACATTATAATTTAGCTCTTGTTTATATGGAGAAAGATGAAATGGACAGAGCCCTTGATTCAGCACAGCAGGCACTTTCGTTGGTACCGGAGAACGAGGATTATCAGTCACTGGTGAATGAACTCGAACAACGATGA
- a CDS encoding L-lactate dehydrogenase, whose translation MNTKTSRVVIIGTGAVGSSYAFSMINQNVTDEMVLIDLDKRKTEGDAMDLNHGIPFGAPTKVWAGDYGDCKSADIVVITAGAAQKPGETRLDLVEKNANIFKGIVDQVMGSGFNGIFIIATNPVDVLAYATWKFSGLPKERVIGSGTILDTARFRFLLSEYFDIDVRNIHGYIMGEHGDTELPVWSQTRIGSEPISRYMDKYKPDGSNKDLDEIFVNVRDAAYHIIERKGATHYAIAMGLARLTKAILRNEQSILTVSTLMEGEYDLDDVYIGVPAIVSQKGVERAIEIDLNDEEMKKLHHSSNTLKDVMKPIFDMK comes from the coding sequence ATGAATACAAAAACATCCAGAGTTGTGATTATTGGAACAGGCGCAGTCGGTTCAAGTTACGCTTTCTCCATGATTAATCAGAATGTGACAGACGAAATGGTTTTGATCGATTTGGATAAGAGGAAAACAGAAGGAGATGCGATGGACCTGAATCACGGGATCCCATTTGGTGCGCCGACGAAAGTATGGGCAGGAGACTACGGTGACTGTAAATCAGCGGACATCGTCGTTATTACTGCTGGTGCAGCTCAAAAACCTGGTGAGACGAGACTTGATCTCGTTGAGAAGAATGCAAATATCTTCAAAGGGATTGTCGATCAGGTGATGGGCTCCGGCTTTAACGGAATCTTTATCATTGCTACAAATCCAGTGGATGTCCTTGCCTATGCAACATGGAAATTCTCCGGTCTTCCGAAAGAGCGCGTCATTGGTTCGGGTACCATTCTTGATACCGCACGATTCCGTTTTCTCCTGAGTGAATATTTCGATATTGATGTTCGAAATATCCACGGTTATATCATGGGTGAACATGGGGATACAGAACTTCCAGTATGGAGTCAGACCCGCATCGGTTCCGAGCCGATATCAAGATATATGGACAAATACAAGCCTGATGGGAGCAACAAAGATCTTGATGAGATTTTCGTTAATGTCCGGGATGCGGCCTATCATATTATCGAACGTAAAGGTGCAACACATTATGCCATTGCTATGGGGCTTGCGCGTTTGACCAAGGCGATTCTGCGAAATGAACAGTCTATTCTTACCGTATCGACCTTGATGGAAGGTGAATATGATCTCGATGATGTTTACATCGGTGTACCTGCGATCGTCAGTCAAAAAGGTGTGGAGCGTGCCATTGAAATCGATTTGAACGATGAAGAAATGAAAAAACTTCACCATTCATCAAACACACTGAAAGATGTCATGAAGCCGATCTTTGACATGAAATAA
- a CDS encoding thiazole biosynthesis adenylyltransferase ThiF, whose protein sequence is MSKWERYSRQMLFQPIGESGQEKLSKAKVLIVGMGALGTVVANHLTRSGVGHLVFCDRDYVEMSNLQRQTLFDEEDVKDMLPKAVAAEKRLKKINSDIHIEGHVTDVTAGNIGEFMEGTDLVIDGTDNFSTRYLMNDIAFQYGVPFIYGGVVSSRGMGAMFIPGETPCLRCLFPTFDSSGQTCDTIGVLSMAVDIVASQEALMAVQYLTGNRDQIEKSLFTVDVWRNDRFSMGFGSPVEQCPTCGTQEYPSLKASEKDSVTTLCGRETVQIQHSTRYDLAKWANQLEPVSSSVKKTPFLVKAVLQEGETLVLFPDGRTLVQGTEDLARAKTLFTKYIGN, encoded by the coding sequence ATGTCAAAATGGGAAAGATACTCCAGGCAGATGCTGTTTCAACCAATTGGAGAAAGCGGACAGGAAAAACTGTCCAAAGCTAAAGTCTTAATCGTAGGAATGGGTGCACTGGGAACAGTTGTAGCCAACCATTTGACCCGATCGGGTGTTGGTCACCTGGTGTTTTGTGATCGTGACTATGTAGAGATGAGCAATTTACAGCGCCAGACGCTGTTTGATGAAGAAGATGTGAAAGACATGCTTCCAAAAGCGGTGGCAGCTGAAAAAAGACTCAAAAAAATCAACTCGGATATTCACATTGAAGGTCATGTGACAGATGTAACTGCAGGAAATATCGGTGAATTTATGGAAGGTACGGATCTTGTTATAGATGGAACGGATAATTTCTCGACCAGATATTTAATGAATGACATCGCATTTCAATACGGAGTACCGTTTATATATGGTGGTGTCGTAAGCAGCAGAGGAATGGGAGCCATGTTTATCCCAGGAGAGACGCCTTGTCTTCGATGTTTGTTTCCGACATTTGATTCGAGTGGACAGACTTGCGATACGATCGGTGTCTTATCAATGGCAGTGGACATCGTTGCAAGTCAGGAAGCGCTGATGGCCGTTCAATACTTAACAGGCAACCGCGATCAGATTGAAAAAAGCCTGTTCACGGTCGATGTTTGGCGAAATGACAGATTCTCGATGGGTTTTGGCTCTCCTGTTGAACAGTGTCCTACGTGTGGCACGCAAGAGTACCCGTCACTGAAGGCATCCGAGAAAGACAGCGTAACCACGCTTTGTGGCCGCGAGACCGTTCAGATTCAGCACAGCACCCGCTATGACCTGGCCAAATGGGCGAATCAGCTTGAGCCAGTGTCCTCTTCCGTCAAAAAAACACCATTTCTCGTGAAAGCCGTGTTACAAGAGGGGGAGACTCTGGTCCTCTTTCCGGATGGCCGAACTCTGGTTCAAGGTACAGAAGATCTTGCGCGTGCTAAAACACTATTTACAAAGTATATTGGAAATTAA
- a CDS encoding 5-formyltetrahydrofolate cyclo-ligase → MSKKALREKVMTELKAMSSQEKSVQEQKLYQKLSASVLWNEAQRIAVTRSMMHEVDTGPVIDQALREGKEICLPVCDVKDRSMAFYLYEDDEKLIRSSFGVLEPDPNASALVSPERIDLILVPGIVFAKDGYRIGHGAGYYDRFLSRYPRIPTVSLVLREQLRQTVPHESHDVAVQMLIHP, encoded by the coding sequence ATGTCGAAAAAGGCGTTGCGCGAAAAGGTCATGACCGAATTGAAGGCGATGTCGAGTCAGGAGAAATCAGTACAGGAACAAAAACTCTACCAAAAATTATCTGCATCCGTTTTATGGAATGAAGCGCAGCGAATTGCTGTTACCCGCAGTATGATGCATGAAGTGGATACTGGACCGGTAATCGATCAGGCTCTGCGTGAAGGAAAAGAGATCTGCCTGCCAGTCTGCGACGTCAAGGATCGCTCGATGGCTTTCTATCTGTATGAAGACGATGAGAAGCTGATACGATCTTCTTTCGGTGTTCTTGAACCGGATCCGAATGCCTCTGCTCTTGTTTCGCCAGAGAGGATTGATCTGATTTTGGTGCCGGGAATTGTTTTTGCGAAGGACGGTTACAGAATTGGACACGGAGCCGGTTATTACGACCGATTTTTAAGCCGTTATCCGAGGATACCGACGGTGAGTCTTGTTCTGCGTGAGCAGTTGCGTCAAACAGTTCCGCATGAAAGCCATGATGTTGCTGTTCAAATGCTGATACATCCGTAA
- a CDS encoding 3'-5' exoribonuclease YhaM family protein, with protein sequence MVESFDELTKPNMSFKGFTFVRQASLAQTKKGDPFYHLTLAKKSTHIPAKVWSDQLNGREDEAQQTLKEGNLIYIEGDTSTYNDSLQMTVRFFRTAKEDEVNLEDFLETPPEPIQELTVEFERYLEEIKDPLIQTISTAIYKKYKSHFVKYPAAVSNHHSFTGGLLYHSVCMIRLGKDICKHYPSVNQDFIIAGIALHDAAKVMEYTNFSAPSYSLPGEFIGHISMSSMLVDREVQIITKERGQPLSSYEHEAVYQLQHCILSHHGKQEWGSPVEPKTLEAHLIHLIDMIDSRVNMIDRGLDQAPEGEFTKVFPLGKLFKPHSK encoded by the coding sequence ATGGTTGAATCATTTGATGAGCTCACAAAACCCAACATGTCCTTTAAAGGATTCACGTTCGTTAGGCAGGCATCCCTTGCTCAGACGAAGAAAGGCGACCCTTTTTATCATTTAACTCTGGCCAAAAAAAGCACACACATTCCTGCTAAAGTCTGGAGTGATCAGTTAAACGGCAGAGAAGATGAAGCACAGCAGACCTTGAAAGAAGGAAACCTCATCTACATTGAAGGCGACACCTCGACATATAATGACAGTTTACAGATGACGGTACGTTTCTTCCGAACCGCAAAGGAAGATGAAGTTAATTTGGAAGATTTTCTTGAAACCCCTCCGGAACCGATTCAAGAGCTTACCGTTGAATTCGAACGTTACCTCGAAGAAATCAAGGATCCTTTGATCCAAACGATTTCAACTGCTATCTACAAAAAGTACAAAAGCCACTTTGTTAAGTATCCTGCAGCTGTCAGCAACCATCACAGCTTTACCGGAGGTCTTCTCTATCATTCCGTCTGTATGATTCGGCTGGGCAAAGATATTTGTAAACACTATCCTTCTGTCAATCAGGATTTTATTATTGCAGGCATTGCATTGCATGACGCTGCGAAGGTCATGGAATATACGAATTTCAGCGCCCCCTCATACAGTCTGCCCGGTGAATTTATCGGACATATTTCCATGTCTTCAATGCTCGTAGACAGAGAAGTCCAGATTATCACGAAAGAACGCGGTCAACCTCTCTCAAGCTATGAACATGAAGCTGTCTATCAGCTGCAGCACTGTATCCTCAGTCACCACGGTAAACAGGAATGGGGCTCCCCTGTTGAACCGAAAACGCTTGAGGCACATCTGATTCACTTGATTGATATGATCGATTCGAGGGTAAATATGATCGACAGAGGCCTCGATCAGGCACCGGAAGGCGAATTCACCAAAGTCTTTCCACTCGGAAAACTGTTCAAACCTCACTCAAAATAA
- the rpmG gene encoding 50S ribosomal protein L33 — MRVQVTLACTETGDRNYITTKNKRNNPDRIEFKKYSPRLGRHTLHRETK, encoded by the coding sequence ATGCGTGTACAAGTAACTCTAGCCTGCACAGAAACTGGCGACCGTAATTACATTACAACAAAGAATAAAAGAAACAACCCGGACCGTATCGAATTTAAAAAATACAGCCCGCGTTTAGGTCGTCACACGTTGCACCGTGAAACAAAGTAA